TGCAAGAGTGTCTGGCGTCGGTGAGTAGAGCAGTGTTAGTCACCAACTTGGCCTTGTTCGCGAGGTGGAGCTCCTTGAGAGCAAGGAGGTCGCGAGCCTGCGTGAAGGTTGGGAACACCATGGAGTTGGCAAGGTCATCTGCCATGGCGGTGAAGCAAGGGTTGACACTGCATAGATGGTTGAGGATGAGTTGGCAGTCTAGGACGGCGTGGCCGACATCGCGCAGCGCATCGGCAAccgtcttcatcttcatcttctggcAGTACTCCATGATGGTGGCCTCGCCCTACTCCATGGAGTGGAACTTGTGGTGCAAGAAGATAGCGCACGGCTCCTTGTTGGCGCAGAACAACCCTTCAATGGCGACCTAGAGTTTTCGAGCCGTCTGGTCATCACCCTCCATGGCGAGGTCGAGGACGGTGTCGTTGATGGAGTCGAAGATCCAGCTGCGGATGCAACAATCCGCCTGATCCGAGGAGGGCCAAAGGGGATCGGTGGTCGGTGGCGGGAGGGAGGTGCCATCGATGTGCGGCTTCACACCAAATTTGCCGCACATCGACTTGAAGAACGACGCCCATTTTGAGTAATTGGGGTTCTTCATCTCCTGGGCCATAGGTACGTGAGATTTCATGGACACAGTGGTGTAGGGGTGGAGGATGACGGGAGCAGCAGCATCTGCAGAGGCACCGGAGCCATTAGCAGCAGCAGTTCCATGGCCAGAGGCTGGCATGCTGCCATTCAGCAGCCCAGGCACGGTGCCAAACATGGCTGCGCAGTGAAGGGGTGGAGGGTGCAGAGGAGCAGCACCGGGGAGGAGGAAGTGGCACTGGAGAGGATGCCGAAAAGGTGGCTAGCGCTGGAGATCGCGCCAGGGAGGTATGCGCCCATGATGATCACGCGGGCGATTTGAAAAATAGGGGTGCAAAAGGGAAGGCTGTGATCTGGGGGACACCAGAcactgataccatgtagagaagATTAGGACACCTCACACCCTAATGAGGGGGGTGACTGTTTTATATATAGCCAAATGGCAGGTACAAATGGTAGTACAGGATTACAGGGAATAAATACAATGCAATGAACGCCTATACAATCCTAATACATGGGATAACACAAAACTAAAATTGTGAACTCAAGAGCTCCCAAAGGGTAGTTTGGGTCTAAACTGAAAATAATATGATGCTTTCAAGATTTAAGTTAACTCAAGCAACAAGTGTTTTCCAAACTAACAGTAACCTAATGATTTTAAAACATAATGAAAATGTAATGCTCAATACTTGAATAACTTGACCGTTAAACATGAAGCTATGAATTCTTGACGCAAAACTTGTCAAAGAGAATCTCATTTATTCCTAATGCCAAACAGTTCAATAGATACATGCCTATTTAGTATGAATTCCATGATATGATCACATCAACCACATAGTTTAGCAAAGCTATGCTCATCGTAGGACATTTACCAGTAAATATTCCATTCTAGTGCTTACAAAGTTCCTTCTTCGAGAAATGAAAAGGCAAAGTAGCTTATTATCCCGGTAATGCCAGTGGCGATGAGGTGTGCTTTTTTGAATATTCAATCAAGCAACAATGAACAACTCAGAACCGACATGAAACTATAGTTTAATTTCAGGCACAGAAACTATCAATGTTCAGAACTAacttctaagaacaaaagaactAATGAGGTTCAAAATTCTGCTGTTAGATAGTGCACATACAATTGCAATCAACCGCATCTGAACAAGAGCAGTCACAATATGGTTAGGATAAGTAGCTAGTAGACAGATATGTTTGTGTTTGAAACCCATACCAGGACTAATTTGATACTAAGCACTTTTTTCAAAGGAGTTGACAGTAGGTGAAAAGACAAAAAAAGTATTTGATTTGAATCATACAGAAACTTATTCCATTTACAGCTGAGCAAAAGGATGAAATGGTAAATGAGATCACCTCTAGTGAACAACCCAAATCTTTAAACGCAAAGAACTTACTGAGCATAACTCACACCCAAGCTGGAAATCATACAAAGCTTCAACAGATTATAACCTGTCACGATCATGTGATGCTCAATGTTCAAAGTATCTGACCAATAAAAGATGCAAGTATTATTTATAGCTAGAACACACATTCATGTAAATGCCCCTTAACACTAACATGTGTTTCCGTCACTGAAGGACACCCGAGAAAGTAGAACAGTCACTACCAGACTTccagactttgccgagtgccagttacactcggcaaaggcctgCTTACACTCGGcgaaggctttgccgagtgtaacactcggcaaagcccctGACGGCAAAGGAGGGTTTGCCGAGAGCCTTGGCACTTGGCAAAGCCGCCACGTGGGGCGACCGTTGCCGggtgctttgccgagtgccccacGTGGCGGCGTTGCCGAGTGCTAGATCgtcgcactcggcaaagatttaaaagtttgccgagtgccagagttagcactcggcaaacttttaaatctttgccgagtgccacgagtttagcactcggcaaagaggctTTTCTGCTGACCCTAGGAAGGCCACTTTACCGAGTGTTTTGGCttatgcactcggcaaagtggccaaaattttttgtttcacttttctctatttttcgatacaaatacaatataaaTATATCTAAATACATGGACATTACAGGCAGTTATTAtaacaaatatataattgataaataCAACAATAACACCGATACAAATAACACAAGtccatcacatatatcacaagTCCAATACATAACACGAGTCCGATACGTATAATAAGTCCGATACACAGAATATAGTCCAATACATAGAATAGTCCATCATATATATCACAAGTCCGATACATAACACAAGTCCATCACATAGAATATAGTCCGATACGTATAATAAGTCCAATACACTAGTACTACAAGGCACTCACTGCTCAGGTTCGTGGGACCAAGTTGGCCACTGGGCCACTGGCGAGTTCTGGTCCGGAGGAGGGTCGTTCAATGCACTCCACGACTGATTCTGCAAATAGGAACATATAAATTGAAGaaccataacaaaaatataataatatctACTAACAAAACATACTCATGGGAGTGCCAGAAGGTCCTGCAGGAGAGTAAGCCTGAGCTGGTAAggcgaagggaggaggcggTGTCGCATAGTTCATCGACGCACCAAGTCCTTGCATCCAGGTGACCATGCTGTGCAACATAACCGACTGCTCCTCCCTcagcttccgctcctgctccagcttggcctcgatctccattcggcgcctcctctcctcctcaaacTTTGCCTCTATCTCGGCCTACAAGATTTTAACCTCCATGTTACAATACGTAGCAAAGTTTCATTTTAATCATAGAACGACAACTAAATCTAAACTAACCTATCTCTGGTGCACGctggccactgaagtctcaggccgtgggcgtatgggcGGGGTCGAGTCGGTGGTACTTGCCCTAAGCTGTGAGAGACTGGGCATACTCGCCGTGTCGACCAAACTGTTGGCGATCAAGTACCGCCCGtgcttcttcccttgtcccgccctcatgatggcttctccgAAGAGTGGCACGGTGGCCGGATCCCAAGTCTCCCCGTGGAGCGCCCTTCCCACCTCCATGTACGCATTGATGCGTGCGTGGATGCTTGGGTTTGTGTAGGCCTCTAGTGGAGCCGCCGGGTTGTATGCCACGTCCGACGTCGCCCTGCCCATGTGAGACATGGCGTACGCCATGAAGTCATTGCAAGACTGGCCCGGATGAGATTCCGACTGCCAAGAAAtcaacaagatgattagtaACAATTCAAAATATAGCTttagaaagaatgaagaaattagTGAACTTACCCAAGTTTTCTTGTACTCGCCGAGGCTAAGGCTCCCTTGATGATGTGCCAGACCCGGCATCATCAAGCGGCGCTCTCGGCATAAGGTGTGCTGGCGGGCCCATTCCTCGCTGATCCACTTGTCCACCATCATAGACCAGCACTCGGCCTTGTTTGCACACCAGTTCGGAGGCACCTAAATGTAATGAAGTGCATGACATATTGTAATATCAAATACAAGATAAATGAATAGAGATGACATTTATTTACCCTTAAGTACTGGTCTCGCATGGGGAAGATGTCCCTTGCGGCTGGTTTCTTGACGATCCTCTTCTTGAATTCGGCGCAGTACACAACGACGGCCTG
The genomic region above belongs to Panicum virgatum strain AP13 chromosome 8N, P.virgatum_v5, whole genome shotgun sequence and contains:
- the LOC120685951 gene encoding uncharacterized protein LOC120685951 — encoded protein: MQGEEEEAEEGAAGGEQKVWLRGPSQLPRRPIPLARRPMIRPLEPNGCFFVQPGEHKRKPNGILGLLCRLHFLGLVMHAGVLEPAYTWDHYMATRMLLIAKEGTSPPKRGGWLGSCGCEEGYEARANKQAHQACYKLVKDMHYEVRVQAVVVYCAEFKKRIVKKPAARDIFPMRDQYLRVPPNWCANKAECWSMMVDKWISEEWARQHTLCRERRLMMPGLAHHQGSLSLGEYKKTWSESHPGQSCNDFMAYAMSHMGRATSDVAYNPAAPLEAYTNPSIHARINAYMEVGRALHGETWDPATVPLFGEAIMRAGQGKKHGRYLIANSLVDTASMPSLSQLRASTTDSTPPIRPRPETSVASVHQR